DNA sequence from the Salmo trutta chromosome 28, fSalTru1.1, whole genome shotgun sequence genome:
ATAAAATAGTTTGTATTCGTTTTAGAGTTGAGCAACTTCCAACTTTTTAGCATGCTCTAGCCCTCACGCAATTTCGGGATAACGAAACATGATCTGTTCAAATTGACAAGTTTTACTTCAGAGATTACTTTTTTATGGTTACGATCAAAACGGTAGCATAAAAACGTTTAAACCTCACGCATGTCACCCGGTTAGACTAAAACCACACGATGTAACTAAATTGGTAGCTATCACTTTGCTCGAGACGGCCTGCTCCACTCTCGTGCCATGTTGGTGCCCAATACGCGGGTAATGTGAGTAAATATTGTTAATCTCGCGCCATTACTAGCTTTTCAATTTGTCACCGCCTTCAAAACACTTATTTTGGATTTAAACGTGTGAGTATCAAATTATTCTATTTTATTTGGAAAAGGATGGTAAAATTATTTAGACATTTTACATTTCTCCATCTAGTTAGTATTAGGGACACATGTAAACGAAGGTAGCTAGCCAGGTCAGAGTTTAGCTCCAGTTGTCAACGACGCTTTCGATAAAGAGGCTCGTTTTCATACCATGAGCTacagtaacattagctagctaatgcttgttaaacaaatattttgcAAGTGAATTGTACCGTATCCCATATAAAATGAACCACATGTATTGTATTATCAAACCAAACCCGCAGCAATATCAACAGTGAGGACCAGATAGACCACCAAGGCTTTGACCATGATGTTCTACACTCAGCTCTTCACTTCCAAACGCGGACCTCTGGCCAAAATCTGGCTAGCAGCTCATTGGGAGCGCAAAATCACCAGAACTCATGTGTTTGAATGCAATTTGGAGAGCACCATCAAACACATAATCTCCCCACAGGTAACAGTACACTTTGTTTTGTCTTCCAAAATATATAAACAGGGAGATAAAATGTATTTGCCTCTGGCTGAGTTAGCTCACCATGTTATTTTTGTCTACAGTAACTTACTCCATTATCCAATGAATAATACCTTGTCTTTCAGGTTTCGTTTTCGTGCCATAGCTATATATGTCTCAAAGTATATGAAATAGTTTCTGATACAGCTCTCCACATACCTGTAGCCACACAATGAGCACATCATTTATAATCTATGATATAGCCCGATTTAGGCTTGCCCCTCTGTctgtttttatgtctctgtgctTGTGTGCAATCATCTCAAGACAAATATCGGCTTGCGGACTTTTGGCCACCTACTCCTGGGAGTAGTGAGGATATACTTCAGAAAAGCCAAATATCTGCTTGCTGACTGCAATGACGCTGTTGTCAAAATTAAAGTAGCCTTCAGACCAGGTTAGCCAAGCATCCTTTTTGCGTTGTCAATGTCAACATTTCAAGGTGCTGCAATCGAGAGCAAAATATACCATATTAGGGTCTGGTGCTTAGCCTTAAATGATAACaaataaagtatatatatatatatatttaacaaaaaaatattttttacttttttttttacatagtgcTGCAGCCAGTGCACAAGGTGGCACAGCAGCCCTCTTACATGCTTTGGGTAGAACCCTGCATTTTAAAGACAGGATTTCCATGTTATTCTGATAATTGGAAACATATATCAGTTGAAGTCTTGTATAAAATGAAACATTTATTTCTGTCACCATTAGGACAGACTGACATGCCTGTTGAAGGACTGGAGGCCACACTTAAAGCCATCACGTTGATGGAGGATTTCACTGACTTCGATACCCAGCTACCAGACACAAAGTACTTttgttttcttttctctctcattTAACTCACTCACATTCAAAACCAAAATGTATGCTCCAAATAGGCCCTACCCCAATAAGGCTAGTGTCAGTGTTTCAATtgtgatgcaccgatattacatttttgcccGATACCGATATctaatattttccttgccaaaaaacctGATAccgatatacatttttttttagcagccttttaagcattctagtacagttaaatagttatcacacacacatggacgcagcggtctaaggcactgcatctcagtgcaagaggcgtcactacagtccctggttcgaatccagacttTATCATATCCTGCTGtgaatgggagtcccatagggcggcgcacaattggcccagcttcatccgggttttgccggggtaggcagtcattgtaaataagaatttgttcttaactgacttgcctagttaaataaaaggttacacacaccacattgcccaaaaagttattttgttgccaTTTATATATGTCCCCATCACCAGTAAAACatcatcaaaacctatttctttcacttacttgctgtgctgtttcgttgttaatTCGTTCAgctgtttcattctcaaccaggatttctatggaacgccgtttgggtctttgcgtgtcaaataacacttgttgaccaatcaggacctgaatatgattGCACATCACATAATCATTTAAcgctttcatacattttttacgtagttattacacattgattacactatcacccGTATTTCATATGTCCCAACGATTCGTCAATacatatgctatgatgctggttaagttgtctcgcgcacctacagtgctggtcataaaaaaagctagctcatggatgcaaacaatgttcttcgccaaaaacatagcaaaactacataatctgtttcagtagctatagttagctagctaactatatagctaggtgtcatcatctaaaataaccctaatttataaaagacaattcttatttgattaatggtggtcggacccatctatgtgaagctagccacaataaggattagccacaatagggGACTTTGCGGTTagtcttcaaaataaaagtatggtataattctactatttgtattcctttgcatcactgtcaatgacatacttttattttgaaggaaaACCGCAAATTCAACTGTTGTGCCtgatccttattgtggctagcttcacaacacataacccggtcagcctcactagccagatgaagctagctggctgcttataacgttagctttgggcaacaaggttaagtagctggctagctaaactcaacaaaaaaaggaatgtcctctcactgtcaactgcatttatttccagcaaacttaacatgtgtaaatatttgtatgaacataacaatattcaacaactgagacatatactgaacaagttccacatacatgtgactacagaaatggaataatgtatccctgaacaaaggggtggtcaaaatcaaaagtaacagtcagtatctggtgtggccaccagctgcattaatgcTGGtggccacaatagtggactttgcggttagttgtacagctttgacagtgctactgtatcttttttgacactcAAAAggcccaaacggcgttccataatGACAGtttgtcgtgaagctaatagcagtgatgctattactgtgtaactccaatAGGGCAACGGGCagcatctgaaaaatagcgcacttggtagtgtgtaccggtgctcaaccagtcagcaaaagccaacatcacccacgacagagaacggttgattgtcaagggcaatgaattccattatcttggctttaatggacttcgcctttgagttgtcttgtTGAAAATGTCTTACTCTTTCATAAtaactgctcgacttgttgactgctcgatccacacagcagacattgtgggctaggttaggaatgcttttttgcacgtgtagcgcaaaattttacgtggcgtcattagtACTTActttatataggtatgcacgtcagctttgacatcagttttgcacatcggctttaaactagacatcggcagatatgttcaccgatatatcgtgcatccctagtttcAATAGATCATGGGGGTGTGGAAGCTTCACGTAGCAGTATTTGTGATGTTTATATCGAAAAGTAATTtattttctctcccctctctgaacCTAGTGCCATAGGTGTTGTGGACCATTTTTCACTGAATCAGTGCCGAACAGAGGACATCACCCTCAAAGAGGATTTTGGAAATAGCTTTCTCACATTTGATGACTttggtaagggttagggttgctACTCTACAGTGCCTGCCTGTGTCTCTTTCAATGTTATTTTCCTTCTCACCATAGCCCACCTTTCTCTCCTTCACTCACATTGCTGTCAGTAACTTACTCTGATTTACTCTGTGTCTAATATTTGTAGGTGATGAGACCCAGTCTCACCAAGGGGGCATGTTAGATGTGAGTTTCCTAAGCCTGGCCCAGCACGGAGATGCTTTTGGCGACGAGGACAAAGGCATTGACATCTTGGGTAATGTCCCGACCTGGATTTTTAGCAGCAGATTCACTTGAAGATAACATATCTGTTGCACATCTGAACACATCAAGAATCTTTCAAAGGCAAACCTATGCAATGTCTCAAACCCCTTTCCAAATCCTGAATAGACTTCATGGCCAGTTCCAGTGAGAATGCTTTTTTGACGGACCTTTTCCCAGCCGAACCACAAAATGTGATGCCAGAGATTGCTCCCACGAACATTAACCAAGAAGGTaattttttgtgtttattttggtAGTCTTTTAGGAAACTTTATACCCTGTCTAAATATTCAGTGTAATTGTAGATTGGTATGAAGGCGTCTACATCTGTATGAGActaccaaagacagtacagtatgaagataagcagaaactgcttctccaatagataTCCCCGGTAGCGCTTGTAGGCGATGTAatggcgacgttggctagctaagctcatgtgCAGAAACACGTCACCGGGTCTAACAATCGGCTTGCGCCGAACTGCGCGAGCAGTTCCTTTGatgtaaagttgtttttgacaaaaatgaaaacgtgtcagtttgctACTTTAACGAGGTTGGAGTGATAACGttttcaactacttaagacattggctcaaaTCTAGGTTGTGGCATTTTGAGTTGGAGGAAAATGTACAACTAAGGAATAATTTTTCacttctcattgacttctcaaaccccagcCTGGTCTGCTTGGTCTGTTTCACCAGCGTTCCCGGAGGTGTTCCCAGAAGTCTCACGATGTTGCGTCTCTGGGTTTAGAATCTCTGTGGTTATACTTTGTTCAAGCATTGAAGCACCCTCTCTCACAGCAAGAGGCAATGCATACTGGAAAATTATAATTTCATTATTCATGTGCTAATTCCACTTTGCTGTAAAATTTGCAGGGAGTAAATTGGATTTTTCCGTTGTTTAAACTTTTCCCAAAATTTGGTGCTTTATCATTATTACGTTATACAGTGAAATATGAATCCATTGTATTCTGTCCGTGTCTACTTTATGTTATCACAATAGTAGACTGAGACAGAATGCCCTTCATTCCACAACCCTGCATTGCAGGTCGTCCAGACTCTCCTACATCTGTACCCATGGAGGAGGATCGCCCTGTCCTGAATGAGACCACCCCTGTCCTGAATGAGACGACTCTGTTGGTCAATGAGGAGGAGGGCTTCGCTCTGGAGCCTGTCGCTGTGACCCGTAAATATTTACCTGCCTAACAAGCAACATCTTGACACCACAACAAGGCCATTCTCCAAAGCACACTTACTGTCCCTCAAACACAATTATCTAACTGGACACAACCTATATCATATATCAAAGCCATAAGTAACACATTACCTTCTTACTTATTATCTGTGGTGGAAACTCCGAAGTGTGAAAAGCACAGGTAAGGTAAGCCTTTGGAGTTAAACCTTCTGTTTGTCCTTAGCGACCTTAAAGAGGAAgaaggggaagaggagaaggagactggTGGTGGACCAGGCCAAGGAGCTGTCCAACCAGGCCATCAGGGAGCAGCTCACTGACGATTCAGATCTCACTGCCCCACTGGACTtagccccacccacccaccaactAATGCAATGGAAAGAGAGTGGTGGGGTGGACAGGCTCTTCAGTCACCTCTGTGCCCCTGTCATTCATCCACACCTTCAACAGGTAAGCAGGGTGTGAAATCAACATATGTCCCATCATAGGTTGATATATTTacctttaatcaaatcaaattgtattggttgcaAACACATATTTAGCAGCTTGCGTtcatagctccaacagtgcagtaatatctaacaatacacaacaatacacacacatctaaaaagtaaaataatggaattaagaaatatataaatattaagaCGATTAAAAAgtctgatctttgtccccatgtgcagttgcaaaccgtagtctggcttttttatggcggttttggagcagtggcttcttccttgttgagcggcctttcaggttatgtcgatataggactcgttttactgtggatatagatacttttgtacctgtttcctccagcatcttcacaaggttctttgctgttgttctggaattgatttgcacttttcgcaccaaagtacgttcatttctaggagacagaacgcgtctccttcctgagcggtatgacggctgtgtggtcccatggtgtttatacttgcgtactgttgtttgtacagatgaacgtggtaccttcaggtatttggaaattgctcccaagcatgaaccagacttgtggaggtctacaattttttttctgaggtcttggctgatttcttttgattttcccatgatgtcaagcaaagaggcactgagtttgaaggtaggccttgaaatacatccacaagtacacctccaattgactcaaatgatgtcaattagcctatcagaagcttctaaagccatgacataattttctgtactTTTCCAAGTAGTAGGTTTCAGTTTCTGTACTTTTCCAagtaggcacagtcaacttactgtatgtaaacttctgaccaactggtattgtgatacagtgaattttaagtgaaataatctgtctgtaaacaattattggaaaaattacttgtgtcatgcacaaagtagatgtcctaactgacttgccaaaactatagtttgttaacaagacatttgtgggagtggttgaaaaactagttttaatgactccaacctaagtgtatgtgaagttccgacttcaactgtatggagtgggtaaaacagtatgtaaacattgtaaagtaaccagtgttccatgactatgtacatagggcagcagcctctaaggtgaaGGGTAGAGTAACCCGGTGGTAGCCTGCTAGTGACAgcgactaaagttcagggcagggtactgggcgaatgccggctagtggtgactatttaacagtctgatgaccttgaggtagaagctttttttcagtctcggtcccagctttgatgcacctgtactgacctcaccttctggatagtaacggggtgaacaggctgtggctcgggtggctgaggtccctgatgatcttcttggccttcctatgTCATCTGTTACACTAAAAAAGTACAACTTTAGCTTAAGAATGTTGTTCCACTTAAGTCAAGCCTTCAATATATAAATGTTGGATTACATACTTAAGTGAGGAAATTGAGTTCACATCTGTAACCAGTGATGTATAGCAGCAGTGCATTTTGTTTCAACAACTGCCCCCATTCTGCCTCTGCAGCTCTATTCCAGTGATGTGTTTCGGGGGGAAACAGATCGAGTGGGCAATGAAGATGACCGTGAAGAGAtgagacaggagagacatgagGGTAGGAGGTCATATTCACACAGAGCAACACCATGTTATAGA
Encoded proteins:
- the LOC115165723 gene encoding double-strand-break repair protein rad21 homolog isoform X2; translated protein: MMFYTQLFTSKRGPLAKIWLAAHWERKITRTHVFECNLESTIKHIISPQTNIGLRTFGHLLLGVVRIYFRKAKYLLADCNDAVVKIKVAFRPGQTDMPVEGLEATLKAITLMEDFTDFDTQLPDTNAIGVVDHFSLNQCRTEDITLKEDFGNSFLTFDDFGDETQSHQGGMLDVSFLSLAQHGDAFGDEDKGIDILDFMASSSENAFLTDLFPAEPQNVMPEIAPTNINQEGRPDSPTSVPMEEDRPVLNETTPVLNETTLLVNEEEGFALEPVAVTPTLKRKKGKRRRRLVVDQAKELSNQAIREQLTDDSDLTAPLDLAPPTHQLMQWKESGGVDRLFSHLCAPVIHPHLQQLYSSDVFRGETDRVGNEDDREEMRQERHEVESDVSDLPSELSVLHETMDPERMGHNVELTPLHHHGTDNPPEDVWDEDESRFEVPHPELPSEDSMHVHPSGMERETPLNVTQNTQSMVDSQDDFEERRMTSQAQKLLNALKIQSSRSNAMFSLQTLCERNSRSQTSATFFCLLVLKKQQALDLHQSEPYADIIATPGLRF
- the LOC115165723 gene encoding double-strand-break repair protein rad21 homolog isoform X1, encoding MMFYTQLFTSKRGPLAKIWLAAHWERKITRTHVFECNLESTIKHIISPQTNIGLRTFGHLLLGVVRIYFRKAKYLLADCNDAVVKIKVAFRPGQTDMPVEGLEATLKAITLMEDFTDFDTQLPDTNAIGVVDHFSLNQCRTEDITLKEDFGNSFLTFDDFGDETQSHQGGMLDVSFLSLAQHGDAFGDEDKGIDILDFMASSSENAFLTDLFPAEPQNVMPEIAPTNINQEGRPDSPTSVPMEEDRPVLNETTPVLNETTLLVNEEEGFALEPVAVTPTLKRKKGKRRRRLVVDQAKELSNQAIREQLTDDSDLTAPLDLAPPTHQLMQWKESGGVDRLFSHLCAPVIHPHLQQLYSSDVFRGETDRVGNEDDREEMRQERHEVESDVSDLPSELSVLHETMDPERMGHNVELTPLHHHGTDNPPEDVWDEVHDESRFEVPHPELPSEDSMHVHPSGMERETPLNVTQNTQSMVDSQDDFEERRMTSQAQKLLNALKIQSSRSNAMFSLQTLCERNSRSQTSATFFCLLVLKKQQALDLHQSEPYADIIATPGLRF
- the LOC115165723 gene encoding double-strand-break repair protein rad21 homolog isoform X4 codes for the protein MQFGEHHQTHNLPTGQTDMPVEGLEATLKAITLMEDFTDFDTQLPDTNAIGVVDHFSLNQCRTEDITLKEDFGNSFLTFDDFGDETQSHQGGMLDVSFLSLAQHGDAFGDEDKGIDILDFMASSSENAFLTDLFPAEPQNVMPEIAPTNINQEGRPDSPTSVPMEEDRPVLNETTPVLNETTLLVNEEEGFALEPVAVTPTLKRKKGKRRRRLVVDQAKELSNQAIREQLTDDSDLTAPLDLAPPTHQLMQWKESGGVDRLFSHLCAPVIHPHLQQLYSSDVFRGETDRVGNEDDREEMRQERHEVESDVSDLPSELSVLHETMDPERMGHNVELTPLHHHGTDNPPEDVWDEVHDESRFEVPHPELPSEDSMHVHPSGMERETPLNVTQNTQSMVDSQDDFEERRMTSQAQKLLNALKIQSSRSNAMFSLQTLCERNSRSQTSATFFCLLVLKKQQALDLHQSEPYADIIATPGLRF
- the LOC115165723 gene encoding double-strand-break repair protein rad21 homolog isoform X3; amino-acid sequence: MMFYTQLFTSKRGPLAKIWLAAHWERKITRTHVFECNLESTIKHIISPQTNIGLRTFGHLLLGVVRIYFRKAKYLLADCNDAVVKIKVAFRPGQTDMPVEGLEATLKAITLMEDFTDFDTQLPDTNAIGVVDHFSLNQCRTEDITLKEDFGNSFLTFDDFGDETQSHQGGMLDVSFLSLAQHGDAFGDEDKGIDILDFMASSSENAFLTDLFPAEPQNVMPEIAPTNINQEGRPDSPTSVPMEEDRPVLNETTPVLNETTLLVNEEEGFALEPVAVTPTLKRKKGKRRRRLVVDQAKELSNQAIREQLTDDSDLTAPLDLAPPTHQLMQWKESGGVDRLFSHLCAPVIHPHLQQLYSSDVFRGETDRVGNEDDREEMRQERHEVESDVSDLPSELSVLHETMDPERMGHNVELTPLHHHGTDNPPEDVWDEVHDESRFEVPHPELPSEDSMHVHPSGMERETPLNVTQNTQVLSHALNTHTEIHTYTHAYTQKSTNGAS